In Brevibacterium pigmentatum, the sequence CGCTCGAGTGATTTCTCGGCGGGGTTTGTTGCACCCGATGAGGAGTGAGCCATGGTCGACCTGACCTTTCTCACGCGTGTCGACTGCCATCTGTGCGCTGAAGCGCTGCAGACCGTCACCGAGGTGGCCGCGGGCAGAGACGTGACCGTGACCGAGACCGACATCGACACCGATGACGATCTGGCCGCGCAGTACGGCTGGGACGTTCCGGTCGTTCTCCTCAACGGGCGACAACACAGTTTTCATCGAGTCGATGAGGATCGGCTGTCCAAGGCGCTCGACGCCTTGGGCGCATGAGATCGATTGAAGGAGTGAGGCGGATTCGTGGGCGAGATTCTGTCCGCCAACAGGATTGAGGGTGTCGTTCGCAAGGACGTACCCGAGCGCGTGATATCCCGACTCCCGATCTATCTGCAGACCGTCGAGACCATTGCCGCCACCGGTCAGGACACGGTGTCGTCGGAGGACCTTGCCGCACGCAGCGGTGTGTCCCCGTCGATTCTGCGCAAGGACCTGTCCCAGCTGGGGCGATCGGGAACCCGCGGGGTCGGCTACTCCTGTCCGGAACTGTCCGCGACCTTGCGGACATTCCTCGGCCTCGACCGAGATCGCCGCGTCGCCATCATCGGCGCCGGTCGCCTCGGCTCGGCGCTGGCCGACTACGCCGGATTCCGACGCCGCGGCCTGCGTCTCACGGCCGTCTTCGACATCGACGAGGAGAAGATCGGCACCTCCATCGGTGCTCTGACCGTCTCCTCCCTGGACGACCTGCCCGCCTGGTCCGAACATATCGACCTGGTGGTCATGGCCGTCCCCGCAGCTGCGGCACCCGCGGCGGCCCAGAAGGCCGTCGAAGCTGGTGTGCGCGGCATTCTCAATTTCTCACCCACCGTGCTCGACGCCCCGGATACCGTTCGTGTCCATCAAGTCGACTTGGCCAGTGAGCTGCAAGTACTCGCATACTATTCGGCGCTGGACACGGCACCGCTCAACCCTGGTTTTGAGGAGCACAGGAATTGACTCTCTTGGTTCTCGGCATTTCACATCAGTCGGCTCCGATCGACATGCTCGATCGGATGGCCTTCGGCGCCGGTGAAGTCGGCACTCTGCGCCGGGACGCTCTGTCCGGAGAGAACATCGAGGGACTCGCGGTGCTCTCGACGTGCAATCGTCTCGAACTCATCGCCGATGTCTCGGCCTTCCACGGCGGACTGGCCGACCTCGGCAACGCGCTCGTGTCCTCGATCGACAAAGAGTGGTCCGATATCGCCGGGCACTTCTACGCCCATTACGACCACCAGGCCATGGAGCATCTGCTCAAGGTCGCCTGCGGACTCGATTCGATGGCCATCGGCGAAGCCCAGATCCTGGGCCAGCTCCGATCGGCCTTCACCGATTCGCAGTCGGACAAAGCCCTGACGTCCGAACTCTCCCAAGCTCTGCAGCAGGCGCTGCGGGTGGGCAAGCGCGCCCATTCGGAGACCGACCTCGGCGACGTCGCCCGGTCCCTGTTCGGAGTCGGCATCGAAGCCTCGGCCGCGCATATCGGATCCCTGCGCGCCGCCAACGCTCTGGTCATCGGTGCCGGAGCCATGTCCGGCCTCGTCGTGTCCGGACTGCACAAGGAAGGCGTCGCCCACATCACCGTGCTCAACCGCACGCTGGACAAGGCCGAACGCCTCGTCGCCGAGGTGGGCGGACGCGCCCGTGAACTCACCCCGCGCATCATGGCCGAAGAGATCGCCGATGCCGACCTCATCGTCTCCTGCACCGGTGCCCGCGGCGTCGTCGTCAGCCGCGACGACATCGTGGCCGGCCTCGCGCAGAATCCCAAGGGTGCCGCGAACAAGGCCTTCATCGATCTCGCCCTTCCGCACGACATCGACCCCAGCGTCCGCGAGTTCGAACATGTCGCCCTCTTCGGTCTCGGGGAGATCCGCGAACTGCTGCGCGGCTCCGACAGGGAGAGCGATTCGAAGGTCGTCGCCACCATCGACGAAGTCCGGACCATCATCTCCGCCGAACTGGAGAACATCGCCACCGGAAACAAGGAACGCTCCGTCGCCCCGACCGTGACCGCGCTGCGCTCCCACGCCAAAGACGTGCTCGCCGCGGAGACCCAGCGGCTGGAGAAGAAGCTCGGTGACTCGGTCGACGAGAAGTCATTCGCAGAGATCCGAAAGTCCCTGCACCGGGTGGCGGAGAAGCTCATCCACACCCCGACCGTGAAGGTCAAAGAACTCGCTGTGACCGAATCCGAAGTCGACTACGCCCAAGCGCTCATGCAGCTCTTCGACCTGCCCGTGAACAAGGTCGCCCATGCCAAGACCACGCCGGAGACGAAGGTCGCGACGGCCGCCAGTGCACACCATGTCGAGGCCGACGGCGTCCGTCCGGTCGCCGATCACACCCTCGACATCGTCGAACCCGAACACTTCACCGGCCGCACCGTGCGACTGGGCACCCGCCGGTCCCAGCTGGCCCGTTCTCAGTCCACAGCGATCGCTCACCAGATCGCGGCGCTGACCGGCTGGCGCGTCGAGATCGTCGAAGTCGTCACCGAAGGCGACGTCAACATGTCGCCGCTGGCCGGATTCGGCGGAACCGGAGTCTTCGTCTCCGCCGTCCGCCAGGCCCTCCACCAGGGCAAGATCGACCTGGCAGTGCACTCGCTCAAGGACCTGCCCACCACCCCCGAGGCGGGAATCCAGATGGCGGCCATCCCGCCGCGCGTCGACCCGGCCGATGTCCTCATCGGCCGCGACGGGCTGAGCCTGAATGACCTGCCTGCCGGTTCCGTCATCGGCACCGGTTCGCCGCGGCGTGCCGTGCAGCTGCGTGCCGCACGTCCCGATATCGAGGTCCGCGGAGTGCGGGGAAACGTCGACACCCGCATCGCCCACGTCCGCGACGGCCGTCTCGACGCCGTCGTCCTCGCCGCCGCCGGCGTCCGTCGCATCGGGCGTCTGGCCGAAGCCACCGATTCGCTCAACTTCGATGTCATGCTCCCGGCACCGGGCCAGGGAGCCCTGGCGGTGGAGACCCGCAGCGCCGACAGCGCCTTCGCGACCACCGCGGACATCCTCGACGGCGACGCCGAGGTGCGGGCCGCTCTGCGTCAGATCCACGATCAGACCACCGACCTCGCCGTGACCTGTGAACGGGCGATCCTCTCGCGCGCCGAAGCCGGCTGCTCGGCACCCATCGGCGCGTTGGCGAAGATCGAGGGCAGCGAATTCATCGTCGACGCCGTGATGGCCGATGACGACGGCAAGCTCGCCCGCACCCGTCAGAGCACCGCGCTGCCTGAACTCCTCGACGTCGACTGGAGCACCGACAATGCTCAGCAGCTGTCGGTGACCGCGAAGGAACTGGCTCGTGTCGCCGACGAACTCGGCACCGCCGCAGCCGAGGACCTCTTGGGCCGACTCGGCATCGACCCGGCCGCCAGCGCCGATCACCTCACCCCCGTCAAGGTTCAGGAGCAGGGATGATCAACCAACCGACAACGGGCCAGGTGCAGCCGCGCCGACTCCTGCCGGCAGCCCCACGCGTCGTCTTCATCGGCAGCGGACCCGGCGAATCGGGTCTGATGACGATGCGCGGAGCCGAGATCCTCGCCACCGCCGAGACCGTCGTCTACGACGCCGATGTCCATTCCGAGATCGTCACCGCCTATGTGCCGCAGGCCGCGACTCTCATCGATGCAGCCGACCCTCGGAGTCGCCGCCTCGACCCGCGGCCGCCGTCTGGCCGAACTCGCCCGTCCGGACAAGACCGTGGTGCGGCTGAGCTCGGATGACGGAATCATCTTCACCACCACGACCGCGGAAGCCGGAGTCTGCCGCAAGGAACAGGTCGAGGTCGAAATCGTGCCAGGAGTCGGACTCTCCGCCTCGACGGCGGCCTTCACCGGAACTGCTCTCACGACCAACCGCGTCCGGTCCGTGCGCTTCATCGAAGCCGGACCGCAGACCCATGTCGACGTCTCCCGCCACCGCAACACCACTCACGTGCTCACCGGCAGCGCCGCCGCCCACGAACAGGCCATCGAAGCCCTGCTCGCAGACGGCTGGGACGAGGACACGAAGGTCCTCCTCGGATGGGGCATCTCCACCATCGAGCAGACCAGCGTGGAGACGACCTTGAAGCAGGCGCTGTCCATGGCGCAGTCAGGAACCGATCGTATGGTGGTGATCATGGGGCAGGGAGTGGAATCCAGAGGAGAACTCGGCTGGTTCGAATCCAAACCGCTCTTCGGCTGGCAGGTCCTCATCCCACGGACGAAGGAACAGGGAACCTCCACCGCAGAGGCCCTGGCCGAACTCGGCGCGGTCGGCACTGTCGTGCCCACGATCGCCGTTCAGCCGCCGCGCACTCCGACCCAGATGGAGAAGGCGATCCGCGGCCTCGTCGACGGATCCTACGAATGGGTCGGCTTCACCTCGGTCAACGCCGTGCGCGCCGTGCGCATGTGGTTCGAAGACTTCGGACTCGACTCCCGCTCGATGGCCGGCGTCAAAGTCGCAGCCGTGGGCGGTCGCACCGCCGCGGCACTGGTCGACTGGGGAATCACCCCCGACCTCGTTCCCGATGGAGAACACTCCGCACGGGGGCTGGCCGCCGCCTGGCCGGACTTCGTCGATGACATCGACCCGATGAACACGGTGCTCCTGCCGCGCGCCGATATCGCCACCGAGGTGCTCGTGGCCGGACTGCTGGAGAAGGGGTGGGACCCCGACGACGTCACCGCGTACCGGACCGTGCGCGCCTCCCCGCCGCCGGCGCCGATCCGCGAATCGATCAAGGCCGGCGACTTCGACGCCTTCCTCTTCACCTCCTCATCGACGGTGCGCAACCTCGTCGGCATCGCCGGCAAGCCCGCCCCCACCTCGGTGATCTGCTGCATCGG encodes:
- a CDS encoding redox-sensing transcriptional repressor Rex, which encodes MGEILSANRIEGVVRKDVPERVISRLPIYLQTVETIAATGQDTVSSEDLAARSGVSPSILRKDLSQLGRSGTRGVGYSCPELSATLRTFLGLDRDRRVAIIGAGRLGSALADYAGFRRRGLRLTAVFDIDEEKIGTSIGALTVSSLDDLPAWSEHIDLVVMAVPAAAAPAAAQKAVEAGVRGILNFSPTVLDAPDTVRVHQVDLASELQVLAYYSALDTAPLNPGFEEHRN
- a CDS encoding uroporphyrinogen-III synthase — translated: MGQGVESRGELGWFESKPLFGWQVLIPRTKEQGTSTAEALAELGAVGTVVPTIAVQPPRTPTQMEKAIRGLVDGSYEWVGFTSVNAVRAVRMWFEDFGLDSRSMAGVKVAAVGGRTAAALVDWGITPDLVPDGEHSARGLAAAWPDFVDDIDPMNTVLLPRADIATEVLVAGLLEKGWDPDDVTAYRTVRASPPPAPIRESIKAGDFDAFLFTSSSTVRNLVGIAGKPAPTSVICCIGPATANTAAEHGLRVDVLAEEANLTSLIDGLVEFALTQRAEDVEAGISPQRPSQKRRRRKA
- the hemA gene encoding glutamyl-tRNA reductase, whose protein sequence is MTLLVLGISHQSAPIDMLDRMAFGAGEVGTLRRDALSGENIEGLAVLSTCNRLELIADVSAFHGGLADLGNALVSSIDKEWSDIAGHFYAHYDHQAMEHLLKVACGLDSMAIGEAQILGQLRSAFTDSQSDKALTSELSQALQQALRVGKRAHSETDLGDVARSLFGVGIEASAAHIGSLRAANALVIGAGAMSGLVVSGLHKEGVAHITVLNRTLDKAERLVAEVGGRARELTPRIMAEEIADADLIVSCTGARGVVVSRDDIVAGLAQNPKGAANKAFIDLALPHDIDPSVREFEHVALFGLGEIRELLRGSDRESDSKVVATIDEVRTIISAELENIATGNKERSVAPTVTALRSHAKDVLAAETQRLEKKLGDSVDEKSFAEIRKSLHRVAEKLIHTPTVKVKELAVTESEVDYAQALMQLFDLPVNKVAHAKTTPETKVATAASAHHVEADGVRPVADHTLDIVEPEHFTGRTVRLGTRRSQLARSQSTAIAHQIAALTGWRVEIVEVVTEGDVNMSPLAGFGGTGVFVSAVRQALHQGKIDLAVHSLKDLPTTPEAGIQMAAIPPRVDPADVLIGRDGLSLNDLPAGSVIGTGSPRRAVQLRAARPDIEVRGVRGNVDTRIAHVRDGRLDAVVLAAAGVRRIGRLAEATDSLNFDVMLPAPGQGALAVETRSADSAFATTADILDGDAEVRAALRQIHDQTTDLAVTCERAILSRAEAGCSAPIGALAKIEGSEFIVDAVMADDDGKLARTRQSTALPELLDVDWSTDNAQQLSVTAKELARVADELGTAAAEDLLGRLGIDPAASADHLTPVKVQEQG
- a CDS encoding glutaredoxin family protein; its protein translation is MVDLTFLTRVDCHLCAEALQTVTEVAAGRDVTVTETDIDTDDDLAAQYGWDVPVVLLNGRQHSFHRVDEDRLSKALDALGA